One segment of Brassica napus cultivar Da-Ae chromosome C3, Da-Ae, whole genome shotgun sequence DNA contains the following:
- the LOC106349892 gene encoding putative cysteine-rich repeat secretory protein 13, whose translation MPSIFGSAPILAVVAIQLLLIPSVVSSLNVTNEYIHHACNNTQGKFKPGSVFEKNLNIALKNISAFNLHKGFALDSNMDRPYKNIPPDTAFVMLQCRGDSYGSKCRSCLATALSGLRKKCPRNKAGTIWYDQCTLDISTYSAGDSRILYDNYFCKENPKDLSGDTQMFIKKKVAFTEKLLSEVKKLGKNGKGPLYATGETMIGTKKLYGMMQCTDELYENGCYVCLDWIISEHPLCGREKQGVRYLCRSCNARFELYPFLRT comes from the exons ATGCCTTCAATTTTTGGATCGGCCCCTATCTTGGCCGTGGTGGCCATACAACTCCTCCTTATACCCAGCGTTGTTTCTTCCCTCAACGTTACCAATGAGTATATCCACCACGCATGCAACAACACCCAAGGGAAATTCAAGCCAGGGAGTGTGTTCGAGAAAAATCTCAATATCGCCCTCAAAAATATATCCGCCTTTAATCTGCACAAAGGTTTCGCCCTTGACTCTAATATGGATAGACCCTACAAAAATATACCTCCCGATACCGCCTTCGTCATGCTCCAGTGTCGTGGCGACTCCTACGGGTCTAAGTGTCGCTCGTGCCTCGCCACAGCCCTCTCTGGG CTTCGTAAGAAATGTCCGAGAAACAAAGCAGGAACAATATGGTATGACCAATGCACTCTGGATATTTCTACATACAGTGCCGGCGACAGCAGAATCCTCTacgataattatttttgtaaggAGAACCCAAAGGACCTGAGCGGAGATACGCAGATGTTCATTAAGAAGAAGGTTGCTTTCACCGAAAAGCTATTGTCTGAAGTCAAAAAGTTGGGCAAAAACGGGAAGGGGCCACTGTACGCAACAGGGGAGACGATGATCGGGACAAAGAAGCTTTATGGAATGATGCAATGTACGGACGAGTTATATGAGAATGGTTGCTATGTGTGCCTAGATTGGATTATCAGTGAGCATCCATTGTGCGGCCGTGAAAAACAAGGAGTTAGATATTTGTGTAGAAGTTGTAATGCAAGGTTTGAGCTTTACCCTTTTCTTAGAACTTAA